The Paramisgurnus dabryanus chromosome 1, PD_genome_1.1, whole genome shotgun sequence genome includes a window with the following:
- the cdkn1d gene encoding cyclin-dependent kinase inhibitor 1D translates to MSVTPAERCFEPLEEQEDVKPVALVRRNLFGPVDHQQLQQDFQRLISMSVEIAKQRWNFDFQRDKPVSGTIEWEELPCRDVPAFYHSCVVRPDMPRIRGGTFTRSPTTDATEKYPERRSRGTLKGTKPEQRFLRVKRKQANITDFFRVTKKRFLDHKNSGE, encoded by the exons ATGTCTGTGACACCAGCAGAGCGTTGTTTTGAGCCACTGGAGGAGCAGGAGGACGTTAAACCTGTGGCATTGGTTCGTCGGAATCTGTTCGGTCCCGTGGATCACCAGCAGTTGCAGCAGGACTTTCAGAGACTGATAAGCATGAGTGTGGAGATCGCGAAGCAGCGCTGGAACTTTGACTTCCAGAGGGACAAGCCGGTCTCCGGCACCATCGAGTGGGAGGAGCTGCCGTGCCGGGATGTGCCGGCGTTCTACCATAGTTGTGTGGTGAGGCCTGATATGCCGAGGATTAGAGGTGGTACCTTCACACGCTCACCCACAACTGATGCAACTGAAAAATATCCGGAGAGGCGTAGTAGAGGAACTTTGAAAGGAACAAAACCAGAGCAGAGATTTCTGAGAGTCAAACGGAAACAAGCAAACATCACAG ACTTTTTCAGAGTGACCAAGAAAAGGTTTCTTGATCATAAAAACTCAGGAGAGTAA